In one window of Motacilla alba alba isolate MOTALB_02 unplaced genomic scaffold, Motacilla_alba_V1.0_pri HiC_scaffold_28, whole genome shotgun sequence DNA:
- the LOC119696351 gene encoding olfactory receptor 14J1-like, with product MSNSSSISHFLLLALADTRQLQLLHFCLLLGISLAALLGNGLIISAVACGQHLHTPMFFFLLNLALTDLGSICTTVPKAMHNSLWDTRNISYTGCAAQVFFFVFCTAAEISLLTIMCYDRYVSICKPLHYGTLLGSRACAHMAAASWASAFLTALMHTANTFSLPLCHGNALGQFFCEIPQILKLSCSNSYIREFGPLMGTAFLLFGCFVFIVFSYVQIFRAVLRIPSEQGRHKAFSTCLPHLAVVSLFISTSFFTYLKPLSMSSPSMDLALSVLYSVVPPALNPLIYSLRNQELKAAVWRLITGCFQKQ from the coding sequence atgtccaacagcagctccatcagccacttcctcctgctggcattggcagacacgcggcagctgcagctgctgcacttctgcctcttgctgggcatctccctggctgccctcctgggcaacggcctcatcatcagcgccgtagcctgcggccagcacctgcacacgcccatgttcttcttcctgctcaacctggccctcactgacctgggctccatctgcaccactgtccccaaagccatgcacaattccctctgggacaccaggaacatcTCCTACACAGGATGCGCTGCccaagtctttttttttgtcttctgcacagcagcagagatttccctcctgaccatcatgtgctacgaccgctacgtgtccatctgcaaacccctgcactatgggaccctcctgggcagcagagcttgtgcccacatggcagcagcttcctgggCCAGTGCCTTTCTCACTGCTCTCATGCACAcggccaatacattttccctgcccctgtgccatggcaatgccctgggccagttcttctgtgaaatcccacaaatcctcaagctctcctgctcaaATTCCTACATTAGGGAATTTGGGCCTCTAATGGGCACTGCTTTTCTGTTATTCGGCTGTTTTGTGTTCAtagttttctcctatgtgcagatcttcagggctgtgctgaggatcccctctgagcagggacggcacaaagccttttccacctgcctccctcacctggccgtGGTCTCCCTGTTTATCAGCACCTCATTTTTTACTTACCTGAAGCCACTTTCAATGTCCTCCCCATCTAtggatctggccctgtcagttctgtactcggtggtgcctccagccctgaaccccctcatctacagcctgaggaaccaggagctcaaggctgcagtgtggagacTGATTACTGGATGCTTTCAGAAACAATAA